In one Acipenser ruthenus chromosome 10, fAciRut3.2 maternal haplotype, whole genome shotgun sequence genomic region, the following are encoded:
- the LOC117412389 gene encoding EF-hand calcium-binding domain-containing protein 14-like isoform X5 has product MKKRKELDALIGLGGDSKRKKTKKGSGHRLLRTEPPDSDSESSSDEDEFNTLGSSGFKGGYTQCCKVCYPLCAFIVLVACVVACCGLIWMQIALKEDLDAMKEKIRTMESSQKISSHEISKLSEDLLEKQKLLENMESGSKGLNKMWTNMTEINKQIILLDSAVSHLKANIKSASDLINLPTKVEELQKVSASVATIGSTLTSVQHDVETMQTSLDKKIVDSIQKNEVEKQDKIKEPHRSSVSSAVPASSNCTSCVIFKQDVLHLHDAINELNASHVIYQTQNDQKISDINSTVHNITQRIFSLENDVFVLNISRPPKHNDSETDDHQVAELREKLLLINALTSKPDSEQLHEDSVHGDPESGHRLYSTSKPTRFPRYMSRAASRESLKDLED; this is encoded by the exons ATGAAGAAACGAAAGGAACTGGACGCTTTGATTGGGCTCGGCGGTGACAGTAAGAGGAAAAAAACCAAGAAAGGATCAGGACACAGATTGCTAAGAACAGAGCCCCCTGATTCCGATTCCGAGTCCAGTTCCGATGAGGATGAATTTAACACCCTGGGAAGCTCGGGGTTCAA GGGAGGCTACACACAGTGCTGTAAAGTGTGTTATCCTTTGTGTGCATTCATCGTTCTTGTAGCATGTGTGGTAGCATGCTGTGGCTTGATATGGATGCAGATAGCCCTCAAAGAGGACCTTGATGCTATGAAGGAAAAGATTCGAACAA tggaGTCCAGCCAAAAGATATCATCACACGAGATTTCAAAGCTCAGTGAGGATCTGCTTGAAAAACAGAAGCTACTTGAAAATATGGAAAGTGGAAGCAAAGGTCTAAATAAAATGTGGACAAATAtgacagaaataaataaacag ATTATCTTACTTGATTCTGCTGTCAGTCACCTGAAAGCAAATATAAAATCAGCTTCTGACTTGATAAATCTACCAACCAAAGTGGAGGAACTTCAGAAAGTAAGTGCT AGTGTCGCCACTATTGGGAGCACATTAACAAGTGTTCAGCATGATGTAGAAACTATGCAAACTTCTTTGGACAAGAAAATTGTTGACTCAATTCAGAAAAATGAG GTTGAAAAACAAGATAAAATAAAAGAACCACATCGGTCATCTGTATCCTCAGCAGTACCGGCATCCAGCAATTGTACATCATGTGTCATTTTCAAACAG GATGTCCTTCATCTACATGATGCTATTAATGAGTTGAATGCTTCGCATGTGATTTACCAAACACAGAATGATCAAAAGATTAGTGACATTAATTCAACAGTACACAACATCACTCAGAGAATCTTTTCATTAGAAAATGATGTTTTCGTCTTAAACATTAGCAGACCACCAAAGCATAAC gACTCTGAAACCGATGATCACCAGGTCGCTGAGCTGAGAGAGAAACTTCTGCTGATAAATGCCTTGACAAGTAAACCAGACAGTGAACAACTCCATGAGGATTCTGTGCATGGTGACCCAGAAA
- the LOC117412389 gene encoding EF-hand calcium-binding domain-containing protein 14-like isoform X1 — MKKRKELDALIGLGGDSKRKKTKKGSGHRLLRTEPPDSDSESSSDEDEFNTLGSSGFKGGYTQCCKVCYPLCAFIVLVACVVACCGLIWMQIALKEDLDAMKEKIRTMESSQKISSHEISKLSEDLLEKQKLLENMESGSKGLNKMWTNMTEINKQIILLDSAVSHLKANIKSASDLINLPTKVEELQKVSASVATIGSTLTSVQHDVETMQTSLDKKIVDSIQKNEVEKQDKIKEPHRSSVSSAVPASSNCTSCVIFKQDVLHLHDAINELNASHVIYQTQNDQKISDINSTVHNITQRIFSLENDVFVLNISRPPKHNDSETDDHQVAELREKLLLINALTSKPDSEQLHEDSVHGDPESEHLFQKNGKKTESKEVPIISEHSQKTNSEDFPKNPDNGKLERDVVKNSGNGEITEHKDLPANSDSAKLENEDSPKNSDNSKDLPGNNNKRAENMKSENLPKNLDHSKQESEDLPANSDNVTGGHRLYSTSKPTRFPRYMSRAASRESLKDLED; from the exons ATGAAGAAACGAAAGGAACTGGACGCTTTGATTGGGCTCGGCGGTGACAGTAAGAGGAAAAAAACCAAGAAAGGATCAGGACACAGATTGCTAAGAACAGAGCCCCCTGATTCCGATTCCGAGTCCAGTTCCGATGAGGATGAATTTAACACCCTGGGAAGCTCGGGGTTCAA GGGAGGCTACACACAGTGCTGTAAAGTGTGTTATCCTTTGTGTGCATTCATCGTTCTTGTAGCATGTGTGGTAGCATGCTGTGGCTTGATATGGATGCAGATAGCCCTCAAAGAGGACCTTGATGCTATGAAGGAAAAGATTCGAACAA tggaGTCCAGCCAAAAGATATCATCACACGAGATTTCAAAGCTCAGTGAGGATCTGCTTGAAAAACAGAAGCTACTTGAAAATATGGAAAGTGGAAGCAAAGGTCTAAATAAAATGTGGACAAATAtgacagaaataaataaacag ATTATCTTACTTGATTCTGCTGTCAGTCACCTGAAAGCAAATATAAAATCAGCTTCTGACTTGATAAATCTACCAACCAAAGTGGAGGAACTTCAGAAAGTAAGTGCT AGTGTCGCCACTATTGGGAGCACATTAACAAGTGTTCAGCATGATGTAGAAACTATGCAAACTTCTTTGGACAAGAAAATTGTTGACTCAATTCAGAAAAATGAG GTTGAAAAACAAGATAAAATAAAAGAACCACATCGGTCATCTGTATCCTCAGCAGTACCGGCATCCAGCAATTGTACATCATGTGTCATTTTCAAACAG GATGTCCTTCATCTACATGATGCTATTAATGAGTTGAATGCTTCGCATGTGATTTACCAAACACAGAATGATCAAAAGATTAGTGACATTAATTCAACAGTACACAACATCACTCAGAGAATCTTTTCATTAGAAAATGATGTTTTCGTCTTAAACATTAGCAGACCACCAAAGCATAAC gACTCTGAAACCGATGATCACCAGGTCGCTGAGCTGAGAGAGAAACTTCTGCTGATAAATGCCTTGACAAGTAAACCAGACAGTGAACAACTCCATGAGGATTCTGTGCATGGTGACCCAGAAAGTGAGCACCTTTTTCAAAAGAATggtaaaaaaacagaaagcaaagaggTCCCCATCATTTCTGAGCACAGTCAAAAAACCAACAGTGAAGACTTCCCTAAGAATCCAGATAATGGGAAACTGGAAAGAGACGTAGTCAAGAATTCTGGTAATGGTGAAATAACCGAGCATAAAGACCTCCCAGCAAACTCTGATTCTGCTAAACTGGAGAATGAAGACTCTCCTAAGAATTCAGATAATTCTAAAGACCTTCCtgggaataataataaaagagccGAGAACATGAAAAGTGAAAACCTCCCTAAGAATTTGGATCACAGTAAACAAGAGAGTGAAGATCTTCCTGCAAATTCTGATaatg
- the LOC117412389 gene encoding EF-hand calcium-binding domain-containing protein 14-like isoform X4 has protein sequence MKKRKELDALIGLGGDSKRKKTKKGSGHRLLRTEPPDSDSESSSDEDEFNTLGSSGFKGGYTQCCKVCYPLCAFIVLVACVVACCGLIWMQIALKEDLDAMKEKIRTMESSQKISSHEISKLSEDLLEKQKLLENMESGSKGLNKMWTNMTEINKQIILLDSAVSHLKANIKSASDLINLPTKVEELQKVSASVATIGSTLTSVQHDVETMQTSLDKKIVDSIQKNEVEKQDKIKEPHRSSVSSAVPASSNCTSCVIFKQDVLHLHDAINELNASHVIYQTQNDQKISDINSTVHNITQRIFSLENDVFVLNISRPPKHNDSETDDHQVAELREKLLLINALTSKPDSEQLHEDSVHGDPEITGGHRLYSTSKPTRFPRYMSRAASRESLKDLED, from the exons ATGAAGAAACGAAAGGAACTGGACGCTTTGATTGGGCTCGGCGGTGACAGTAAGAGGAAAAAAACCAAGAAAGGATCAGGACACAGATTGCTAAGAACAGAGCCCCCTGATTCCGATTCCGAGTCCAGTTCCGATGAGGATGAATTTAACACCCTGGGAAGCTCGGGGTTCAA GGGAGGCTACACACAGTGCTGTAAAGTGTGTTATCCTTTGTGTGCATTCATCGTTCTTGTAGCATGTGTGGTAGCATGCTGTGGCTTGATATGGATGCAGATAGCCCTCAAAGAGGACCTTGATGCTATGAAGGAAAAGATTCGAACAA tggaGTCCAGCCAAAAGATATCATCACACGAGATTTCAAAGCTCAGTGAGGATCTGCTTGAAAAACAGAAGCTACTTGAAAATATGGAAAGTGGAAGCAAAGGTCTAAATAAAATGTGGACAAATAtgacagaaataaataaacag ATTATCTTACTTGATTCTGCTGTCAGTCACCTGAAAGCAAATATAAAATCAGCTTCTGACTTGATAAATCTACCAACCAAAGTGGAGGAACTTCAGAAAGTAAGTGCT AGTGTCGCCACTATTGGGAGCACATTAACAAGTGTTCAGCATGATGTAGAAACTATGCAAACTTCTTTGGACAAGAAAATTGTTGACTCAATTCAGAAAAATGAG GTTGAAAAACAAGATAAAATAAAAGAACCACATCGGTCATCTGTATCCTCAGCAGTACCGGCATCCAGCAATTGTACATCATGTGTCATTTTCAAACAG GATGTCCTTCATCTACATGATGCTATTAATGAGTTGAATGCTTCGCATGTGATTTACCAAACACAGAATGATCAAAAGATTAGTGACATTAATTCAACAGTACACAACATCACTCAGAGAATCTTTTCATTAGAAAATGATGTTTTCGTCTTAAACATTAGCAGACCACCAAAGCATAAC gACTCTGAAACCGATGATCACCAGGTCGCTGAGCTGAGAGAGAAACTTCTGCTGATAAATGCCTTGACAAGTAAACCAGACAGTGAACAACTCCATGAGGATTCTGTGCATGGTGACCCAGAAA
- the LOC117412389 gene encoding EF-hand calcium-binding domain-containing protein 14-like isoform X3 produces the protein MKKRKELDALIGLGGDSKRKKTKKGSGHRLLRTEPPDSDSESSSDEDEFNTLGSSGFKGGYTQCCKVCYPLCAFIVLVACVVACCGLIWMQIALKEDLDAMKEKIRTMESSQKISSHEISKLSEDLLEKQKLLENMESGSKGLNKMWTNMTEINKQIILLDSAVSHLKANIKSASDLINLPTKVEELQKSVATIGSTLTSVQHDVETMQTSLDKKIVDSIQKNEVEKQDKIKEPHRSSVSSAVPASSNCTSCVIFKQDVLHLHDAINELNASHVIYQTQNDQKISDINSTVHNITQRIFSLENDVFVLNISRPPKHNDSETDDHQVAELREKLLLINALTSKPDSEQLHEDSVHGDPESEHLFQKNGKKTESKEVPIISEHSQKTNSEDFPKNPDNGKLERDVVKNSGNGEITEHKDLPANSDSAKLENEDSPKNSDNSKDLPGNNNKRAENMKSENLPKNLDHSKQESEDLPANSDNVTGGHRLYSTSKPTRFPRYMSRAASRESLKDLED, from the exons ATGAAGAAACGAAAGGAACTGGACGCTTTGATTGGGCTCGGCGGTGACAGTAAGAGGAAAAAAACCAAGAAAGGATCAGGACACAGATTGCTAAGAACAGAGCCCCCTGATTCCGATTCCGAGTCCAGTTCCGATGAGGATGAATTTAACACCCTGGGAAGCTCGGGGTTCAA GGGAGGCTACACACAGTGCTGTAAAGTGTGTTATCCTTTGTGTGCATTCATCGTTCTTGTAGCATGTGTGGTAGCATGCTGTGGCTTGATATGGATGCAGATAGCCCTCAAAGAGGACCTTGATGCTATGAAGGAAAAGATTCGAACAA tggaGTCCAGCCAAAAGATATCATCACACGAGATTTCAAAGCTCAGTGAGGATCTGCTTGAAAAACAGAAGCTACTTGAAAATATGGAAAGTGGAAGCAAAGGTCTAAATAAAATGTGGACAAATAtgacagaaataaataaacag ATTATCTTACTTGATTCTGCTGTCAGTCACCTGAAAGCAAATATAAAATCAGCTTCTGACTTGATAAATCTACCAACCAAAGTGGAGGAACTTCAGAAA AGTGTCGCCACTATTGGGAGCACATTAACAAGTGTTCAGCATGATGTAGAAACTATGCAAACTTCTTTGGACAAGAAAATTGTTGACTCAATTCAGAAAAATGAG GTTGAAAAACAAGATAAAATAAAAGAACCACATCGGTCATCTGTATCCTCAGCAGTACCGGCATCCAGCAATTGTACATCATGTGTCATTTTCAAACAG GATGTCCTTCATCTACATGATGCTATTAATGAGTTGAATGCTTCGCATGTGATTTACCAAACACAGAATGATCAAAAGATTAGTGACATTAATTCAACAGTACACAACATCACTCAGAGAATCTTTTCATTAGAAAATGATGTTTTCGTCTTAAACATTAGCAGACCACCAAAGCATAAC gACTCTGAAACCGATGATCACCAGGTCGCTGAGCTGAGAGAGAAACTTCTGCTGATAAATGCCTTGACAAGTAAACCAGACAGTGAACAACTCCATGAGGATTCTGTGCATGGTGACCCAGAAAGTGAGCACCTTTTTCAAAAGAATggtaaaaaaacagaaagcaaagaggTCCCCATCATTTCTGAGCACAGTCAAAAAACCAACAGTGAAGACTTCCCTAAGAATCCAGATAATGGGAAACTGGAAAGAGACGTAGTCAAGAATTCTGGTAATGGTGAAATAACCGAGCATAAAGACCTCCCAGCAAACTCTGATTCTGCTAAACTGGAGAATGAAGACTCTCCTAAGAATTCAGATAATTCTAAAGACCTTCCtgggaataataataaaagagccGAGAACATGAAAAGTGAAAACCTCCCTAAGAATTTGGATCACAGTAAACAAGAGAGTGAAGATCTTCCTGCAAATTCTGATaatg
- the LOC117412389 gene encoding EF-hand calcium-binding domain-containing protein 14-like isoform X2 → MKKRKELDALIGLGGDSKRKKTKKGSGHRLLRTEPPDSDSESSSDEDEFNTLGSSGFKGGYTQCCKVCYPLCAFIVLVACVVACCGLIWMQIALKEDLDAMKEKIRTMESSQKISSHEISKLSEDLLEKQKLLENMESGSKGLNKMWTNMTEINKQIILLDSAVSHLKANIKSASDLINLPTKVEELQKVSASVATIGSTLTSVQHDVETMQTSLDKKIVDSIQKNEVEKQDKIKEPHRSSVSSAVPASSNCTSCVIFKQDVLHLHDAINELNASHVIYQTQNDQKISDINSTVHNITQRIFSLENDVFVLNISRPPKHNDSETDDHQVAELREKLLLINALTSKPDSEQLHEDSVHGDPESEHLFQKNGKKTESKEVPIISEHSQKTNSEDFPKNPDNGKLERDVVKNSGNGEITEHKDLPANSDSAKLENEDSPKNSDNSKDLPGNNNKRAENMKSENLPKNLDHSKQESEDLPANSDNGGHRLYSTSKPTRFPRYMSRAASRESLKDLED, encoded by the exons ATGAAGAAACGAAAGGAACTGGACGCTTTGATTGGGCTCGGCGGTGACAGTAAGAGGAAAAAAACCAAGAAAGGATCAGGACACAGATTGCTAAGAACAGAGCCCCCTGATTCCGATTCCGAGTCCAGTTCCGATGAGGATGAATTTAACACCCTGGGAAGCTCGGGGTTCAA GGGAGGCTACACACAGTGCTGTAAAGTGTGTTATCCTTTGTGTGCATTCATCGTTCTTGTAGCATGTGTGGTAGCATGCTGTGGCTTGATATGGATGCAGATAGCCCTCAAAGAGGACCTTGATGCTATGAAGGAAAAGATTCGAACAA tggaGTCCAGCCAAAAGATATCATCACACGAGATTTCAAAGCTCAGTGAGGATCTGCTTGAAAAACAGAAGCTACTTGAAAATATGGAAAGTGGAAGCAAAGGTCTAAATAAAATGTGGACAAATAtgacagaaataaataaacag ATTATCTTACTTGATTCTGCTGTCAGTCACCTGAAAGCAAATATAAAATCAGCTTCTGACTTGATAAATCTACCAACCAAAGTGGAGGAACTTCAGAAAGTAAGTGCT AGTGTCGCCACTATTGGGAGCACATTAACAAGTGTTCAGCATGATGTAGAAACTATGCAAACTTCTTTGGACAAGAAAATTGTTGACTCAATTCAGAAAAATGAG GTTGAAAAACAAGATAAAATAAAAGAACCACATCGGTCATCTGTATCCTCAGCAGTACCGGCATCCAGCAATTGTACATCATGTGTCATTTTCAAACAG GATGTCCTTCATCTACATGATGCTATTAATGAGTTGAATGCTTCGCATGTGATTTACCAAACACAGAATGATCAAAAGATTAGTGACATTAATTCAACAGTACACAACATCACTCAGAGAATCTTTTCATTAGAAAATGATGTTTTCGTCTTAAACATTAGCAGACCACCAAAGCATAAC gACTCTGAAACCGATGATCACCAGGTCGCTGAGCTGAGAGAGAAACTTCTGCTGATAAATGCCTTGACAAGTAAACCAGACAGTGAACAACTCCATGAGGATTCTGTGCATGGTGACCCAGAAAGTGAGCACCTTTTTCAAAAGAATggtaaaaaaacagaaagcaaagaggTCCCCATCATTTCTGAGCACAGTCAAAAAACCAACAGTGAAGACTTCCCTAAGAATCCAGATAATGGGAAACTGGAAAGAGACGTAGTCAAGAATTCTGGTAATGGTGAAATAACCGAGCATAAAGACCTCCCAGCAAACTCTGATTCTGCTAAACTGGAGAATGAAGACTCTCCTAAGAATTCAGATAATTCTAAAGACCTTCCtgggaataataataaaagagccGAGAACATGAAAAGTGAAAACCTCCCTAAGAATTTGGATCACAGTAAACAAGAGAGTGAAGATCTTCCTGCAAATTCTGATaatg